One genomic region from Streptomyces sp. Li-HN-5-11 encodes:
- a CDS encoding ABC transporter ATP-binding protein yields the protein MTTDTGGDVRLCGISKRYGSFTAVHPLDLTVPQGSFFALLGASGCGKTTTLRMIAGLEEPTGGTVRLGEQDVTHLPPYKRPVNTVFQSYALFPHLDIFENVAFGLRRRGIKSVKKQVEDMLDLVQLGEQARKKPHQLSGGQQQRVAVARALINHPKVLLLDEPLGALDLKLRRQMQLELKRIQTEVGITFIHVTHDQEEAMTMADTVAVMNAGRVEQLGSPTDLYENPRTTFVANFLGTSNLIEAEVDSAGGDEIVLKAGGGKLALPAARCSAPAAAGGKVLVGVRPEKISLTHADDAGEIPGGRNRITGRIADSSFIGVSTQYVIDSPVCPDFEVYAQNIDRDARLVPGTEVVLHWNPAHTFGLDAAQDIQAGVETVDTDEEDAA from the coding sequence ATGACGACAGACACCGGCGGCGACGTCCGCCTCTGCGGGATCAGCAAGCGGTACGGCTCCTTCACCGCCGTGCACCCGCTGGACCTGACCGTGCCGCAGGGCTCCTTCTTCGCCCTGCTCGGCGCCTCCGGCTGCGGCAAGACCACCACCCTGCGCATGATCGCCGGGCTGGAGGAGCCCACAGGGGGTACGGTCCGCCTCGGCGAGCAGGACGTGACCCACCTGCCGCCCTACAAGCGCCCGGTGAACACGGTCTTCCAGTCCTACGCCCTCTTCCCGCATCTCGACATCTTCGAGAACGTCGCCTTCGGCCTGCGCCGGCGCGGCATCAAGTCGGTGAAGAAGCAGGTGGAGGACATGCTGGACCTCGTCCAGCTCGGCGAGCAGGCGCGCAAGAAGCCGCACCAGCTCTCCGGCGGCCAGCAGCAGCGCGTCGCGGTCGCCCGCGCGCTGATCAACCACCCCAAGGTGCTCCTCCTCGACGAGCCGCTGGGCGCCCTCGACCTCAAGCTGCGCCGTCAGATGCAGCTGGAGCTCAAACGCATCCAGACTGAGGTCGGCATCACGTTCATCCACGTCACGCACGACCAGGAGGAGGCCATGACCATGGCCGACACGGTCGCCGTGATGAACGCGGGCCGCGTCGAACAACTCGGCTCGCCCACCGACCTCTACGAGAACCCGCGGACCACGTTCGTCGCGAACTTCCTCGGCACCTCCAACCTGATCGAGGCCGAGGTCGACTCCGCAGGCGGCGACGAGATCGTCCTGAAGGCGGGCGGCGGCAAGCTCGCCCTGCCCGCGGCCCGCTGTTCCGCTCCGGCCGCGGCCGGCGGCAAGGTGCTGGTCGGCGTCCGCCCCGAGAAGATCTCCCTCACCCACGCCGACGACGCCGGTGAGATACCCGGGGGCCGCAACCGCATCACCGGCCGGATCGCCGACTCCAGCTTCATCGGCGTCAGCACGCAGTACGTCATCGACAGCCCCGTCTGCCCCGACTTCGAGGTCTACGCACAGAACATCGACCGCGACGCCCGGCTGGTGCCCGGCACCGAGGTGGTCCTGCACTGGAACCCGGCGCACACCTTCGGCCTGGACGCCGCCCAGGACATCCAGGCCGGTGTGGAGACCGTGGACACGGACGAGGAGGACGCCGCCTGA
- a CDS encoding ABC transporter permease — MAAVTEAPPPLAPAAPESRPPRPRRRLTPYWLLLPGMLWLIVFFALPMIYQASTSVQTGSLEQGYKVTWHFATYWDALSQYWPQFVRSVLYAASATVLCLLLGYPLAYLIAFRAGRWRNLIMILVIAPFFTSFLIRTLAWKTILADGGPVVHTLNTLHVLDLTNWLGWTAGDRVLATPLAVVCGLTYNFLPFMILPLYTSLERIDPRLHEAAGDLYARPFTTFRKVTFPLSMPGVVSGTLLTFIPAAGDYVNADLLGSTDTRMVGNVIQTQFLTVLDYPTAAALSFILMAAILVMVTVYIRRSGTEDLV; from the coding sequence ATGGCCGCCGTCACCGAGGCGCCCCCACCGCTCGCGCCCGCCGCACCCGAGAGCAGGCCACCGCGCCCACGCCGCCGCCTCACGCCGTACTGGCTGCTGCTGCCCGGCATGCTCTGGCTGATCGTCTTCTTCGCACTGCCGATGATCTACCAGGCGTCCACGTCCGTGCAGACCGGCTCCCTGGAGCAGGGCTACAAGGTCACCTGGCACTTCGCGACCTACTGGGACGCGCTGTCCCAGTACTGGCCGCAGTTCGTGCGCTCCGTCCTGTACGCCGCCTCCGCGACCGTCCTGTGCCTGCTCCTCGGCTATCCGCTGGCCTATCTGATCGCCTTCCGCGCCGGCCGCTGGCGCAACCTGATCATGATCCTGGTGATCGCGCCGTTCTTCACCAGCTTCCTGATCCGCACCCTCGCCTGGAAGACGATCCTCGCGGACGGCGGCCCCGTCGTGCACACCCTCAACACGCTGCACGTCCTGGACCTGACCAACTGGCTCGGCTGGACCGCCGGCGACCGCGTGCTGGCCACCCCGCTCGCGGTCGTGTGCGGACTGACGTACAACTTCCTGCCGTTCATGATCCTGCCGCTGTACACCTCGCTGGAGCGCATCGACCCACGGCTCCACGAGGCCGCGGGCGACCTGTACGCGCGGCCCTTCACCACCTTCCGCAAGGTCACCTTCCCGCTGTCCATGCCGGGCGTGGTCTCCGGCACGCTGCTGACCTTCATCCCGGCGGCCGGCGACTACGTCAACGCCGACCTGCTGGGCTCCACCGACACCCGCATGGTCGGCAACGTCATCCAGACGCAGTTCCTGACCGTCCTCGACTACCCGACGGCCGCGGCGCTGTCCTTCATCCTGATGGCCGCGATCCTCGTCATGGTCACGGTCTACATCCGCAGGTCCGGCACGGAGGATCTGGTTTAA
- a CDS encoding ABC transporter permease, which yields MDTRSRVLGTSVNWLKRHLVVIAGLLTLGYLLLPNAVVTVFSFNKPTGRFNYAWHQFSADAWTDPCGVAGMCGSLATSLQIAVWATIGATVLGTMIAFALVRYRFRARAAVNSLIFLPMAMPEVVMAASLLTLFLNLGARLGFWTILIAHIMFCLSFVVVAVKARVMSMDPRLEEAARDLYASPAQTFLRVTLPIAAPGIAAGALLSFALSFDDFIITNFNAGSTVTFPMFVWGSAQRGTPVQINVIGTAMFVVAVLLVLTSMVITNRRTRRKA from the coding sequence ATGGACACACGGAGTCGCGTACTCGGCACGAGCGTGAACTGGCTCAAGCGCCATCTCGTCGTGATCGCCGGACTGCTGACGCTCGGATACCTCCTCCTTCCGAACGCCGTCGTCACGGTCTTCTCCTTCAACAAGCCGACGGGCCGCTTCAACTACGCCTGGCACCAGTTCTCCGCGGACGCCTGGACGGATCCGTGCGGGGTCGCCGGAATGTGCGGTTCACTGGCGACCAGCCTCCAGATCGCCGTATGGGCGACGATCGGCGCCACCGTCCTCGGCACCATGATCGCCTTCGCGCTGGTCCGCTACCGCTTCCGCGCGCGGGCCGCCGTGAACTCGCTGATCTTCCTGCCGATGGCCATGCCCGAGGTCGTCATGGCCGCCTCGCTGCTGACCCTCTTCCTCAACCTCGGTGCGCGACTCGGATTCTGGACGATCCTGATCGCGCACATCATGTTCTGCCTCAGCTTCGTCGTCGTCGCCGTCAAGGCGCGCGTGATGTCGATGGACCCGCGGCTGGAGGAGGCCGCGCGGGACCTGTACGCGAGTCCCGCGCAGACCTTCCTGAGGGTCACGCTGCCCATCGCGGCCCCCGGAATCGCCGCGGGCGCGCTGCTGTCCTTCGCGCTCTCCTTCGACGATTTCATCATCACCAATTTCAACGCGGGCTCGACCGTCACGTTCCCCATGTTCGTCTGGGGTTCGGCACAACGCGGAACGCCCGTGCAGATCAACGTCATCGGCACGGCCATGTTCGTCGTCGCCGTACTGCTCGTGCTGACCTCGATGGTCATCACGAACCGCCGCACCAGGCGGAAGGCATAG
- a CDS encoding FAD-dependent oxidoreductase, which produces MAPSAMTRWITSLSEAQPVPYWLEDPGKPRPEPALTRTETCDLLVVGGGYSGLWTALCAKERDPQRDVVLLEGREVGWAASGRNGGFCAASLTHGPANGLTRWPDEIHQLQKLGQRNLDEIEDTVARHGIDCDFERTGEIDVATETYQAWELRDWHRELEEKGLADGIDFLDADAVREQVNSPTFEAGLWDRRGVAMLHPAKLAWGLKQACVRLGVRLYEHTPALSLKPYGAGVAVRTPYGQVRARQVALGTNIFPSLLRRVRSYTVPVYDYALMTEPLTTGQLSSIGWKNRQGLGDSANQFHYFRLSADNRILWGGYDAIHHYGRRVRAEYHDRPETYAKLAGHFFTCFPQLEGVRFTHAWGGAIDTCSRFSAFFGTAHQGRVAYAAGYTGLGVGATRFGAEVMLDLLAGERTERTELEMVRRKPLPFPPEPLAWTGIALTKWSLARADAHGGRRNLWLRTMDRLGLGFDS; this is translated from the coding sequence ATGGCCCCAAGCGCCATGACCCGCTGGATCACGTCCCTCTCCGAAGCGCAGCCGGTCCCGTACTGGCTCGAAGACCCCGGAAAGCCCCGGCCCGAGCCCGCCCTCACCCGCACCGAGACCTGCGACCTGCTGGTCGTCGGCGGTGGCTACAGCGGGCTGTGGACCGCGCTGTGCGCCAAGGAACGCGACCCGCAGCGCGACGTCGTGCTGCTGGAGGGCCGCGAGGTGGGCTGGGCCGCCTCCGGCCGCAACGGCGGCTTCTGCGCCGCCTCCCTCACCCACGGGCCGGCCAACGGGCTCACCCGCTGGCCGGACGAGATCCACCAGCTCCAGAAGCTGGGCCAACGCAACCTCGACGAGATCGAGGACACCGTCGCCCGGCACGGCATCGACTGCGACTTCGAACGCACCGGCGAGATCGACGTCGCCACGGAGACCTACCAGGCGTGGGAGCTGCGCGACTGGCACCGCGAGCTGGAGGAGAAGGGCCTCGCCGACGGCATCGACTTCCTGGACGCCGACGCCGTGCGCGAGCAGGTGAACTCGCCCACCTTCGAGGCCGGCCTGTGGGACCGCCGGGGCGTGGCCATGCTGCACCCCGCCAAGCTCGCCTGGGGCCTCAAACAGGCCTGCGTCCGGCTCGGCGTACGCCTCTACGAGCACACACCCGCCCTGTCCCTGAAGCCGTACGGCGCCGGGGTGGCCGTACGCACCCCCTACGGCCAGGTCCGCGCCCGGCAGGTCGCGCTCGGGACGAACATCTTCCCGAGCCTGCTGCGCCGGGTGCGCTCCTACACGGTCCCGGTCTACGACTACGCGCTGATGACGGAGCCGCTGACCACTGGGCAGCTGTCGTCGATCGGCTGGAAGAACAGGCAGGGGCTGGGCGACAGCGCCAACCAGTTCCACTACTTCCGGCTGTCCGCCGACAACCGGATCCTGTGGGGCGGATACGACGCGATCCACCACTACGGTCGCCGGGTCCGGGCGGAGTACCACGACCGTCCCGAGACGTACGCCAAGCTCGCCGGGCACTTCTTCACCTGCTTCCCGCAGCTGGAAGGCGTCCGCTTCACCCACGCGTGGGGCGGCGCGATCGACACCTGCTCCCGCTTCTCGGCGTTCTTCGGGACGGCCCACCAGGGCAGGGTGGCGTACGCGGCCGGTTACACGGGCCTGGGCGTCGGCGCGACCCGCTTCGGCGCCGAGGTGATGCTGGACCTGCTGGCCGGGGAGCGCACCGAGCGCACCGAACTGGAGATGGTCCGCAGGAAGCCGCTGCCCTTCCCGCCGGAGCCGCTGGCCTGGACCGGCATCGCCCTCACCAAGTGGTCCCTGGCCCGCGCCGACGCGCACGGCGGCCGGCGCAACCTGTGGCTGCGGACCATGGACCGGCTGGGCCTGGGCTTCGACAGCTGA
- a CDS encoding phosphatase PAP2 family protein, with the protein MSVSRNHDVESAPALRGGQFPAAGEGPALSLWALVAGLPAVLLTLITWQVVAHGPLLRADREVSDALVHPDRGSQLLADLGNVPVAVPVLVVVLGYVARRGRAARARRWWLPPLAAAVLMAVLPAFVVPLKEWTARQGTSVVPPGTGYYPSGHTATAAVAYGSATLVSLPWLRTALARRAAVVLCALLVLGVSFGLVRHGYHWPLDVVASWCLCAVLLSGLCWVVRGPVGRGGRRSP; encoded by the coding sequence GTGTCGGTCTCCCGCAATCACGACGTCGAGAGCGCGCCTGCCCTGCGCGGCGGCCAATTCCCCGCTGCCGGTGAAGGCCCGGCTCTTTCCCTCTGGGCCCTCGTGGCCGGTCTGCCGGCCGTCCTCCTCACGCTGATCACCTGGCAGGTGGTCGCCCACGGTCCGCTGCTGCGCGCGGACCGGGAGGTCAGTGACGCCCTGGTCCACCCGGACCGTGGCTCACAGCTGCTCGCCGATCTCGGCAACGTCCCGGTGGCGGTCCCCGTGCTCGTGGTGGTGCTCGGGTACGTCGCCCGGCGGGGCCGTGCGGCACGCGCGCGGCGCTGGTGGCTGCCGCCTCTTGCCGCCGCCGTGCTGATGGCCGTACTGCCCGCGTTCGTCGTGCCGCTGAAGGAGTGGACCGCTCGGCAGGGAACCTCCGTCGTGCCGCCCGGTACCGGCTACTACCCCTCGGGTCACACCGCCACGGCCGCCGTCGCCTACGGGTCCGCGACGCTGGTGTCCCTTCCCTGGCTGCGCACCGCGCTCGCCCGCCGGGCGGCGGTCGTGCTGTGCGCCCTGCTCGTGCTCGGGGTGTCGTTCGGGCTGGTGCGGCACGGCTACCACTGGCCACTGGATGTCGTGGCCAGCTGGTGCCTGTGTGCCGTGCTGCTCTCCGGGCTGTGCTGGGTCGTCCGCGGGCCGGTCGGCCGGGGCGGTCGTCGAAGTCCCTAG
- the gabT gene encoding 4-aminobutyrate--2-oxoglutarate transaminase → MTALPQERRVVTAIPGPKSLQLQARRTAAVAQGVGSVLPVFTVRAGGGIIEDVDGNRLIDFGSGIAVTSVGASAEAVVRRASAQLADFTHTCFMVTPYEGYVAVAEALAELTPGDHAKKSALFNSGAEAVENAVKIARAYTGRRAVVAFDHGYHGRTNLTMALTAKNMPYKHGFGPFAPEVYRMPMAYSYRWPTGPENCGPEAAAQAVDQITKQVGPDNVAAIIIEPVLGEGGFIEPAKGFLPALRKFASDNGIVFVADEIQSGFCRTGQWFACEDEGIVPDLITTAKGIAGGLPLAAVTGRAEIMDAAHAGGLGGTYGGNPVACAGALGAIETMKELDLNVRAKRIEEVMKGRLTAMQEKFDIIGDVRGRGAMIAIELVKDRDTKEPNPEATAALAKACHAEGLLVLTCGTYGNVLRFLPPLVIGEDLLNEGLDIIEQAFARI, encoded by the coding sequence ATGACCGCACTTCCGCAGGAGCGCCGCGTCGTCACCGCCATTCCCGGCCCGAAGTCGCTTCAGCTGCAGGCCCGCCGTACCGCCGCGGTCGCGCAGGGCGTGGGCTCCGTGCTGCCGGTGTTCACCGTGCGGGCCGGCGGCGGCATCATCGAGGACGTCGACGGCAACCGTCTCATCGACTTCGGGTCCGGCATCGCCGTGACCTCGGTCGGCGCCTCCGCCGAGGCCGTCGTACGCCGCGCCTCCGCACAGCTCGCCGACTTCACGCACACGTGTTTCATGGTCACGCCGTACGAGGGCTACGTGGCCGTCGCCGAGGCGCTGGCCGAGCTCACGCCGGGTGACCACGCCAAGAAGTCCGCCCTGTTCAACAGTGGCGCCGAGGCCGTCGAGAACGCCGTGAAGATCGCCCGCGCGTACACCGGGCGCCGGGCGGTCGTGGCGTTCGACCACGGCTACCACGGCCGTACGAACCTCACGATGGCGCTGACGGCGAAGAACATGCCGTACAAGCACGGATTCGGCCCGTTCGCGCCCGAGGTCTACCGCATGCCGATGGCCTACTCCTACCGCTGGCCGACCGGCCCGGAGAACTGCGGGCCCGAGGCCGCCGCGCAGGCTGTCGACCAGATCACCAAGCAGGTCGGCCCGGACAACGTGGCCGCGATCATCATCGAGCCGGTGCTCGGCGAGGGCGGCTTCATCGAGCCGGCGAAGGGCTTCCTGCCCGCGCTGCGGAAGTTCGCCTCCGACAACGGCATCGTCTTCGTCGCGGACGAGATCCAGTCCGGGTTCTGCCGCACCGGCCAGTGGTTCGCCTGCGAGGACGAGGGCATCGTGCCCGACCTGATCACCACGGCGAAGGGCATCGCCGGCGGTCTGCCGCTGGCCGCGGTCACCGGCCGCGCGGAGATCATGGACGCCGCGCACGCGGGCGGCCTGGGCGGCACCTACGGCGGCAACCCGGTCGCCTGCGCGGGCGCGCTGGGCGCCATCGAGACGATGAAGGAGCTCGACCTCAACGTGCGGGCGAAGCGGATCGAGGAGGTCATGAAGGGCCGCCTGACCGCGATGCAGGAGAAGTTCGACATCATCGGCGACGTCCGCGGGCGCGGCGCCATGATCGCCATCGAGCTGGTCAAGGACCGGGACACCAAGGAGCCGAACCCCGAGGCGACGGCCGCGCTCGCCAAGGCCTGCCACGCGGAGGGCCTGCTGGTCCTGACCTGTGGCACCTACGGCAACGTGCTCCGCTTCCTGCCGCCGCTGGTGATCGGCGAGGACCTCCTGAACGAGGGCCTGGACATCATCGAGCAGGCTTTCGCGCGCATCTGA
- a CDS encoding ATP/GTP-binding protein — protein MDDGTQDARGTHPQHAHPVPRPAVARDTAAAPPRPARPPGVPGTYEHAPARPQLPPQQDRAPRPAVADWLDTPRPDAAPGIWRFGHRPPKGTPASDRLHPITVVGLLVPLVVALLVWSLWRQGALPYQWAPLKLFTPGDWWWGGTVSPKGMQGREAIVVYDGVFFAVLVYAVGHLGSWPEVVRHFVGRRPQPARALLAAVGALLTLSLVFPSAFPGVGWDPLPVVDPVFSLVVLVSGGYDLFASQLFTDGLYTAITLLVLWPFARIGGWWPYARELAARRRAATDPTAPPAAETPRSQWPELRHAGQYEAAELLTAEVAAGRMNDVDCARVERHWAEARREARPAAFTDTVLRQGAAAWTHPSGARDLPGRTARHDLLEGQVRIGRWVPGERTPRAYHGAGAAVDPQTLGTSLLLVGPPGSGKTRHVTEPVTEALALQALTGRCAVVAVCAAGTRLGPDPAYDVVIRVGDPASVHDLDPYAEADDPDEAAAFLAEALVGDLDTVGNQSAATALAQLLGPYRAVHGHFPSLPVLRELLEGDPGALASLRAALSADEHAAMRRELDARMRQAGSAADAGPALADRLALLDRPVFADFFGVGGTGSRPFSLRAVAHHPLRVRIDLPERGHEEASRLITRLVLAQFHAVAREARRTHFACLVLDDATGAVTTESVRRIQRLRSQNAGVVLALRSIADVPEALHGPLFGAVGCRMALSGVTTWDGSRFAHAWGTEWVETKEVAKHTVFADQPMTRAIHALRKLVTGKAVTTDAVTTKQVERERWSASELAHEVPPGHAVLSLTSVRGEHAPPLLVDLRG, from the coding sequence ATGGACGACGGGACGCAGGACGCCCGGGGGACGCATCCGCAGCACGCGCACCCCGTGCCCCGCCCGGCGGTGGCGCGGGACACCGCCGCGGCCCCGCCCCGGCCCGCACGCCCGCCGGGCGTCCCCGGGACGTACGAGCACGCGCCGGCCCGGCCGCAGCTCCCGCCGCAGCAGGACCGGGCCCCGCGGCCCGCCGTCGCCGACTGGCTCGACACCCCGCGACCGGACGCCGCGCCCGGCATCTGGCGCTTCGGCCACCGCCCGCCGAAGGGCACCCCGGCATCGGACCGGCTGCACCCGATCACGGTCGTCGGTCTGCTGGTCCCGCTGGTCGTGGCCCTGCTCGTGTGGTCACTGTGGCGGCAGGGCGCCCTCCCGTACCAGTGGGCCCCGCTGAAGCTGTTCACCCCCGGCGACTGGTGGTGGGGCGGCACCGTCTCCCCCAAGGGGATGCAGGGCCGTGAGGCCATCGTGGTCTACGACGGAGTCTTCTTCGCCGTGCTCGTCTACGCGGTCGGGCACCTGGGCAGCTGGCCCGAGGTCGTACGGCACTTCGTGGGCCGCCGCCCGCAGCCCGCCCGGGCCCTCCTCGCCGCCGTCGGCGCGCTGCTCACGCTGAGCCTGGTCTTCCCGAGCGCCTTCCCGGGCGTCGGCTGGGATCCCCTGCCGGTCGTCGACCCCGTCTTCTCCCTCGTCGTCCTCGTCTCGGGCGGCTACGACCTCTTCGCCTCCCAGCTGTTCACCGACGGCCTGTACACGGCCATCACCCTGCTGGTGCTGTGGCCGTTCGCCCGCATCGGCGGCTGGTGGCCGTACGCCAGGGAACTCGCCGCGCGCCGGCGCGCCGCCACGGACCCCACCGCCCCGCCGGCCGCCGAGACACCCCGCTCGCAGTGGCCCGAACTCCGGCACGCGGGCCAGTACGAGGCCGCTGAGCTGCTCACCGCCGAGGTGGCCGCCGGCCGGATGAACGACGTGGACTGCGCCCGGGTGGAACGGCACTGGGCCGAGGCCCGGCGGGAGGCCCGCCCGGCCGCCTTCACCGACACCGTGCTGCGACAGGGCGCCGCCGCCTGGACCCACCCGTCCGGCGCCCGCGACCTGCCGGGCCGCACCGCACGGCACGACCTGCTGGAGGGGCAGGTGCGCATCGGACGGTGGGTGCCGGGGGAGCGGACCCCGCGCGCCTATCACGGCGCCGGCGCGGCCGTCGACCCGCAGACCCTGGGCACCTCGCTGCTCCTGGTGGGCCCGCCCGGCTCGGGGAAGACCCGGCACGTCACCGAGCCGGTCACCGAGGCGCTCGCGCTGCAGGCGCTCACCGGCCGCTGCGCCGTGGTCGCCGTCTGTGCCGCGGGCACGCGGCTGGGCCCCGACCCTGCCTACGACGTGGTGATCCGCGTCGGCGACCCCGCCTCCGTCCACGACCTGGATCCCTACGCGGAGGCCGACGACCCCGACGAGGCCGCCGCCTTCCTCGCCGAGGCCCTGGTCGGGGACCTCGACACCGTCGGCAACCAGAGCGCCGCCACCGCGCTCGCCCAGCTGCTCGGCCCCTACCGGGCCGTGCACGGCCACTTCCCGTCGCTGCCGGTGCTGCGCGAACTGCTGGAGGGCGATCCGGGGGCGCTGGCGTCCCTGCGGGCGGCGCTGTCGGCCGACGAGCACGCCGCGATGCGCCGCGAACTCGACGCCCGCATGCGGCAGGCGGGTTCCGCGGCCGACGCGGGCCCGGCCCTCGCCGACCGGCTCGCCCTGCTCGACCGGCCGGTCTTCGCCGACTTCTTCGGCGTCGGCGGCACCGGCAGCCGGCCCTTCTCGCTGCGCGCCGTGGCCCACCATCCGCTGCGGGTCCGCATCGACCTGCCCGAGCGCGGGCACGAGGAGGCGTCCCGGCTGATCACCCGTCTGGTCCTCGCCCAGTTCCACGCCGTCGCACGGGAGGCGCGGCGCACCCACTTCGCCTGCCTGGTCCTCGACGACGCCACCGGCGCGGTCACCACCGAGTCGGTGCGCCGCATCCAGCGGCTGCGCTCCCAGAACGCGGGAGTCGTGCTCGCGCTCCGCTCGATCGCCGACGTGCCGGAGGCGCTGCACGGCCCGCTGTTCGGCGCCGTCGGCTGCCGCATGGCGCTGTCCGGGGTCACCACCTGGGACGGCAGCAGGTTCGCGCACGCCTGGGGCACCGAGTGGGTGGAGACGAAGGAGGTGGCCAAGCACACCGTCTTCGCCGACCAGCCGATGACGCGCGCCATCCACGCCCTGCGCAAGCTGGTGACCGGCAAGGCCGTCACCACCGACGCGGTGACGACCAAGCAGGTGGAACGCGAGCGCTGGTCCGCCTCCGAGCTGGCCCACGAGGTGCCCCCCGGGCACGCGGTGCTGTCGCTCACGAGCGTGCGGGGCGAGCACGCGCCGCCGCTGCTGGTGGACCTGCGGGGCTGA
- a CDS encoding PucR family transcriptional regulator, which translates to MPPTLASLVHHSALKLTVRAGEDRLDVPVRWAHVSELADPVPYMEGGELLLITALKLDAEDPEAMRRYVRRLVGAGVVGLGFAVGVSYEEIPKALVDAAEEEGLPLLEVPRRTPFLAISKAVSAAIAADQYRAVTAGFAAQRELTKQALNSGPEGLLAALAAQVDGWAALYDASGAVVATAPEWAGRRAARLTADVERLRDRPAPASAVVGGPETEDRVELHSLGTGRRPRAALAVGTAAALGTAERYAVHSAIALLTLTTERSRSLHAAEQRIGAAVLRMLLAGHPDHARAVAGDLYGGLLDAPFRVIVAESASASAARAHADGHARVQPARPSATAAAAVADAGGDPLAGLAEVVDAAAARSGEAVLVVPEGERLVVLAGDGGAAVAACGEYAAALEAARAAAAADQASGDEDELVVGLSAPAGPIAAAAAYKQAEQALSVARRRGRVLVEHDQLASGSVLPLLADDAVRAFADGLLRPLYEHDATGRGDLVASLRAWLSRHGQWDAAAADLGVHRHTLRYRMRRVEEILGRSLDDADVRMELWLALKATSTE; encoded by the coding sequence ATGCCCCCGACGCTCGCCTCGCTCGTCCACCACTCCGCGCTGAAGCTGACCGTGCGCGCGGGCGAGGACCGCCTGGACGTGCCCGTCCGCTGGGCCCACGTCAGCGAACTCGCCGACCCCGTGCCGTACATGGAGGGCGGGGAGCTGCTGCTGATCACGGCGCTCAAGCTGGACGCGGAGGACCCCGAGGCCATGCGCCGCTATGTGCGGCGGCTGGTGGGAGCAGGGGTCGTCGGCCTCGGCTTCGCCGTCGGCGTCAGCTACGAGGAGATCCCCAAGGCGCTCGTCGACGCCGCCGAGGAGGAGGGACTGCCCCTGCTGGAGGTGCCCCGGCGCACCCCGTTCCTGGCGATCAGCAAGGCGGTGTCGGCGGCCATCGCCGCCGACCAGTACCGGGCGGTCACCGCGGGGTTCGCCGCCCAGCGGGAGCTGACCAAGCAGGCGCTGAACTCCGGGCCGGAGGGCCTGCTCGCCGCGCTCGCCGCCCAGGTCGACGGCTGGGCGGCCCTCTACGACGCCTCGGGCGCCGTCGTCGCCACCGCGCCCGAGTGGGCGGGACGCCGCGCCGCACGGCTCACCGCGGACGTCGAGCGGCTGCGCGACCGGCCCGCGCCCGCCAGCGCGGTCGTCGGCGGCCCCGAGACAGAGGACCGCGTCGAACTGCACTCCCTCGGCACCGGGCGCCGCCCCCGCGCGGCGCTCGCCGTCGGCACGGCCGCCGCCCTCGGCACGGCCGAGCGGTACGCCGTCCACTCCGCCATCGCCCTGCTGACGCTCACCACGGAACGCTCACGCTCGCTGCACGCCGCCGAACAGCGGATCGGCGCGGCCGTGCTGCGCATGCTGCTGGCGGGGCACCCCGACCATGCCCGGGCCGTCGCCGGTGACCTGTACGGCGGCCTGCTCGACGCGCCCTTCCGGGTGATCGTCGCCGAGTCGGCCTCGGCCTCGGCCGCGCGGGCGCACGCCGACGGCCACGCCCGCGTGCAGCCCGCCAGGCCGTCCGCCACCGCCGCGGCGGCCGTCGCCGACGCCGGCGGCGACCCCCTCGCCGGCCTCGCCGAGGTCGTGGACGCGGCCGCCGCCCGGTCCGGGGAGGCCGTCCTCGTGGTGCCCGAGGGGGAGCGGCTGGTGGTCCTCGCGGGCGACGGCGGCGCGGCCGTCGCCGCGTGCGGTGAGTACGCGGCCGCGCTGGAGGCCGCGCGGGCCGCCGCGGCGGCGGATCAGGCGAGCGGTGACGAGGACGAACTGGTCGTGGGGCTGTCGGCACCGGCCGGGCCCATCGCGGCCGCCGCCGCGTACAAGCAGGCCGAGCAGGCACTGTCGGTGGCGCGGCGGCGCGGGCGGGTCCTCGTCGAGCACGACCAACTGGCCTCGGGGTCGGTGCTGCCGCTGCTCGCGGACGACGCGGTCAGGGCCTTCGCGGACGGGCTGCTGCGGCCGCTGTACGAGCACGACGCGACCGGACGCGGGGACCTGGTGGCATCCCTGCGGGCCTGGCTGTCACGCCACGGCCAGTGGGACGCGGCCGCCGCCGACCTCGGCGTGCACCGCCACACCCTGCGCTACCGGATGCGACGGGTCGAGGAGATCCTCGGGCGCTCCCTCGACGACGCGGACGTGCGGATGGAGCTGTGGCTGGCACTGAAGGCCACCTCCACGGAGTAG